The genomic region TTGTTGCGGTTATTTGCTGAAATGAAGCTGCCCGGGCGCGCCTGGCTGCAATTCGAAGTGGAGCCACACGTGCACGGCGCAACGATTCGGCAAACCGCGATCTTCGATCCGGCCGGGGTTTTGGGATTGTTATACTGGTACATGTTGTATCCTTTGCACGAATTAGTTTTTGCCGGCATGTTGCGCGGCATCGCCCGGGCGGCGGCGAAAGCGTATCAAGATCAAAATTGAAGACAAAGATTCTTTATGCACTAAGTTTTCAGAGCTAAGAATGTGGAATAAAATCTACGCAACAACGAACTAGGAGGAACATCATGCCAACTCTAACCTTGAGAACCAAGAAAAACGGCGTAAAAAGAATCGCCGAAAACAGCGCGGCTTTCAAAAAAGCGAATTTGCGGCAAAAGGCGCTCACCGATAAGAAATCTTTGAGTAAAATCAACGTTTCGGCATTGGAAAGCCTCAATGGAACGACTCTCAAAATCGGCCAGCCCGCTCCGGATTTCATGCTGCTGGATGATCGCGGCAACCAGGTTCGCTTGTCGGATTACCGCGGCAAGAAAGTCGTGTTGTATTTCTATCCCGAAGACGACACGCCGGCATGCACCAAAGAAGCCTGCGCATTCCGCGATAACTTTGGCGACATTCAGCTCAACGGTGCGGTGGTGTTGGGTGTCAGCGCCGACTCAGTGACTTCCCATTACAAATTCAAAACGAAATATCAATTGAATTTCCCCTTGTTGAGCGACGTGGAACGGAACGTGTTGCGGGCTTATGGCGTTTGGCAGGAAAAAACCATGTTCGGCCGGACCTACATGGGCGTGGTGCGCTCGACCTTCATCATTGATGAACACGGGAAAATCGCCAAAATCTTTTCCAAGGTGAAAATTGATGGGCATGTGGCGCAGGTGCTGGCCGCGTTGTAGGCGAATGAAGAAATCAAAAAATAAAAAGGCCGGGTATGTTCCCGGCCTTTTTTGTTGTAAGATTTGTTTCGCAGGCGTTCGCTTTGCCAGAACAAACACCGGCAGCGGGAAGAATTAACTCATC from Cytophagia bacterium CHB2 harbors:
- a CDS encoding thioredoxin-dependent thiol peroxidase; the protein is MPTLTLRTKKNGVKRIAENSAAFKKANLRQKALTDKKSLSKINVSALESLNGTTLKIGQPAPDFMLLDDRGNQVRLSDYRGKKVVLYFYPEDDTPACTKEACAFRDNFGDIQLNGAVVLGVSADSVTSHYKFKTKYQLNFPLLSDVERNVLRAYGVWQEKTMFGRTYMGVVRSTFIIDEHGKIAKIFSKVKIDGHVAQVLAAL